One stretch of Xiphophorus maculatus strain JP 163 A chromosome 19, X_maculatus-5.0-male, whole genome shotgun sequence DNA includes these proteins:
- the cpsf3 gene encoding cleavage and polyadenylation specificity factor subunit 3, whose translation MASKRKADMVVPAEESDQLLIRPLGAGQEVGRSCIILEFKGRKIMLDCGIHPGLEGMDALPYIDLIDPAEIDLLLISHFHLDHCGALPWFLQKTSFKGRTFMTHATKAIYRWLLSDYVKVSNISADDMLYTETDLEDSMDKIETINFHEVKEVAGIKFWCYHAGHVLGAAMFMIEIAGVKLLYTGDFSRQEDRHLMAAEIPSVKPDILIIESTYGTHIHEKREEREARFCNTVHDIVNREGRCLIPVFALGRAQELLLILDEYWQNHPELHDIPIYYASSLAKKCMAVYQTYVNAMNDKIRKAININNPFVFKHISNLKSMDHFDDIGPSVVMASPGMMQSGLSRELFESWCTDKRNGVIIAGYCVEGTLAKHIMSEPEEITTMSGQKLPLKMSVDYISFSAHTDYQQTSEFIRALKPPHVILVHGEQNEMARLKAALIREYEDNDQVHIEVHNPRNTEAVTLNFRGEKLAKVMGSLADKKCAQGQRVSGILVKKNFNYHILNPSDLSTYTELAMSTVKQNQAIPFTGPYSLLVCHLRNLTGDVEELDGTEKKTLKIFKSITLVHEVGMVVLEWVANPLNDMYADAVTTVVLEVQSNPKAQKVMETQSTTMDMDVFQTRLEVMLQDMFGEDCVDFSDGKVISVMVDGQTVHISLETRAVYCEDDVSEDDSLREMVELAVQRLYDALNPAL comes from the exons ATGGCGTCTAAGCGAAAAGCAGACATGGTGGTCCCTGCTGAGGAAAGCGACCAGCTCCTCATCCGCCCTCT TGGCGCAGGCCAGGAAGTTGGGAGATCTTGTATAATCCTGGAGTTCAAAGGGAGGAAAATTATG CTGGACTGCGGCATCCATCCGGGTTTAGAGGGAATGGATGCTCTTCCCTATATCGACCTGATCGACCCTGCAGAGATCGACCTCCTCCTCATCAGCCA TTTTCACTTGGATCACTGCGGCGCTCTGCCCTGGTTCCTCCAGAAAACCAGCTTTAAGGGGCGGACATTCATGACGCACGCCACAAAGGCCATCTACCGCTGGCTGCTGTCAGACTACGTCAAAGTCAG taaCATCTCTGCAGATGACATGCTGTACACTGAGACCGACCTGGAGGACAGCATGGATAAAATAGAGACCATCAACTTCCATGAGGTGAAGGAAGTGGCTGGGATCAAGTTCTGGTGCTACCATGCTGGTCATGTGCTGGGAGCGGCCATGTTCATGATCGAAATAGCTGGAGTTAAG CTGCTGTACACAGGAGACTTCTCCAGACAGGAGGACAGACATCTGATGGCAGCCGAGATCCCGAGTGTCAAACCTGACATCTTAATTATA GAGTCGACCTACGGGACTCACATCCACGAGAAGAGGGAGGAGCGCGAGGCTCGCTTCTGCAACACGGTGCACGACATCGTCAACCGGGAGGGCCGCTGCTTGATTCCCGTGTTCGCCCTGGGACGGGcccaggagctgctgctcatccTGG ATGAATACTGGCAGAATCACCCAGAACTCCACGACATTCCCATCTATTACGCCTCATCTCTGGCCAAGAAGTGCATGGCTGTCTACCAGACCTACGTCAACGCAATGAACGACAAAATCCGCAAAGCAATCAACATCAACAACCCCTTTGTGTTCAAACACATCAGCAATCTGAAG AGCATGGACCACTTTGATGACATCGGCCCCAGCGTGGTGATGGCGTCGCCTGGTATGATGCAGAGTGGCCTCTCCAGGGAGCTGTTCGAGAGCTGGTGCACCGATAAGAGGAACGGCGTCATCATCGCTGGATACTGTGTGGAGGGAACGCTAGCTAAG cacATCATGTCTGAGCCAGAGGAGATCACCACCATGTCCGGACAGAAGCTGCCACTCAAGATGTCAGTGGACTACATCTCCTTCTCCGCCCACACCGACTACCAGCAGACCAGCGAGTTCATCCGGGCCCTCAAGCCGCCTCATGTG aTCCTGGTTCATGGGGAGCAGAACGAGATGGCCCGCCTGAAGGCAGCGCTGATCCGGGAGTACGAGGATAACGACCAGGTCCACATCGAAGTGCACAACCCTCGCAACACGGAGGCCGTCACTCTCAACTTCAGGGGAGAGAAGCTGGCCAAG GTGATGGGTTCCCTGGCTGATAAGAAATGTGCTCAGGGTCAGAGGGTGTCTGGCATACTCGTCAAGAAGAACTTCAATTACCACATCCTGAATCCATCCGACCTCTCTA CGTACACAGAGCTGGCCATGAGCACGGTGAAGCAGAACCAGGCCATCCCGTTCACCGGGCCGTACTCGCTGCTCGTCTGCCACCTGAGGAACCTGACAG GGGACGTGGAGGAGCTGGACGGCACGGAGAAGAAAACGCTGAAGATCTTTAAAAGCATCACTCTGGTCCACGAGGTCGGCATGGTGGTGCTGGAG tggGTAGCCAATCCGCTGAACGACATGTATGCTGACGCCGTCACCACCGTGGTGCTGGAGGTCCAGTCCAACCCAAAGGCTCAGAAAG TCATGGAGACGCAGAGTACCACTATGGACATGGATGTCTTCCAAACCCGGTTAGAGGTCATGCTGCA GGACATGTTTGGAGAGGACTGTGTGGACTTCAGCGATGGGAAAGTCATTTCTGTGATGGTGGACGGACAGACGGTCCACATCAGCTTGGAGACGCGG GCGGTTTACTGCGAGGACGACGTCTCAGAGGACGACTCCCTCAGAGAGATGGTGGAGCTGGCCGTGCAGCGGCTCTACGACGCCCTGAACCCGGCACTCTGA
- the LOC102227127 gene encoding dnaJ homolog subfamily C member 30-like, producing the protein MAEVRHFAGRGACEFGLKMSKLYPLQNRIRLGTKALHPGFLSAGFPLDDNKNRERNGAGRAAERAAAARCRDGYTKVSPLPGGAETGPEKRDTPKKRCFLGHKNDLCSTGTLVEFTKRIVPSYRRCKKLWRTLSLFPPSRSLHLDPGSPPFVFIRSYSGNGSRSDPLYKTKTGYYDVLEVPPTATKAQIKTAYYKQSFAYHPDRNPGSAEATDRFSEISEAYTVLGNKVLRKKYDLGLLSLSDLRGRAKPSTGVFTGGSAEQQPGSRRSVTGAELRDRRYDFDEFYKAHYGEQLQRQRDIRLRREERLKREDSYQDTKFANMMEFGIGLMLLLAVGIVFSLGK; encoded by the coding sequence ATGGCGGAGGTCAGGCACTTTGCGGGAAGGGGAGCGTGTGAATTTGGACTTAAAATGTCTAAACTCTACCCTCTGCAGAACCGAATCCGACTCGGAACAAAGGCGCTACACCCTGGCTTTCTGTCGGCTGGGTTTCCGTTGGATGACAATAAAAACCGTGAGCGGAACGGAGCTGGAAGAGCAGCGGAGCGGGCAGCTGCTGCTCGCTGTCGGGACGGTTATACAAAGGTGAGCCCGCTGCCGGGTGGAGCAGAAACCGGTCCGGAGAAGCGAGACACGCCTAAAAAACGCTGTTTTCTGGGACATAAGAATGATTTATGTTCAACTGGGACTCTGGTAGAATTCACTAAGCGGATTGTTCCTTCGTATCGGAGATGTAAGAAGTTGTGGAGGACTTTGTCCCTCTTTCCCCCGAGCCGGAGTCTGCATCTGGATCCTGGATCTCCtccatttgttttcatcagGAGCTACAGCGGAAACGGGTCCAGATCTGATCCGCTGTACAAAACCAAAACCGGCTACTACGATGTCCTAGAAGTCCCACCCACCGCCACCAAAGCCCAGATCAAAACCGCCTACTACAAGCAGTCCTTCGCCTACCATCCGGACCGGAACCCGGGCAGCGCGGAGGCCACCGACCGCTTCTCAGAGATCAGCGAGGCCTACACGGTGCTGGGCAACAAGGTGCTCCGGAAGAAGTACGATCTGGGGCTCCTGAGCCTGTCGGACCTCCGCGGCAGAGCCAAACCCTCCACCGGGGTCTTCACGGGGGGCTCAGCCGAGCAGCAGCCCGGGAGCAGGCGGTCTGTGACGGGCGCAGAGTTGAGAGACAGGCGGTATGACTTCGATGAGTTCTACAAGGCCCACTACGGAGAGCAGCTGCAGAGGCAGAGAGACATCCGGCTCCGGAGGGAGGAGAGGCTGAAGAGGGAGGACAGCTACCAAGACACGAAATTTGCCAACATGATGGAGTTCGGAATTGGGCTGATGCTGCTGTTGGCCGTGGGGATTGTATTTAGCTTAGGGAAGTGA
- the itgb1bp1 gene encoding integrin beta-1-binding protein 1, whose amino-acid sequence MFRKGKKRHSSSSSQSSEISTKSKSVDSSLGGLSRSSTVASLDTDSNKSSGNNTSETCAEFRVKYVGSIENLQFEMSKTLQEPLDLISYIDAAQQDGKLPFVPGNEEMVLGVSRHGVKVASVDQCDVLHRHPLYLIVRMLCYDDGLGAGKNLLALTTADTKQQQCSIWVYQCSSSEQAQNICKVLSASFDCVLSSNKP is encoded by the exons ATGTTTCGGAAAGGGAAGAAGcggcacagcagcagcagctctcagAGCAGTGAGATCAGCACCAAGAGCAAG TCCGTCGACTCCAGTTTGGGAGGACTGTCCAGGTCCAGCACCGTCGCCAGCCTCGACACCGATTCAAACAAGAGCTCAG GAAACAACACGTCGGAAACATGCGCCGAGTTCCGGGTGAAATACGTCGGATCCATCGAGAACCTGCAGTTTGAGATGAGCAAAACCCTCCAGGAGCCTCTGGACCTCATCAGTTACATCGATGCTGCGCAG CAAGATGGAAAGCTGCCGTTTGTGCCCGGAAATGAGGAGATGGTCCTGGGAGTGTCCAGGCACGGGGTCAAAGTGGCGTCAGTAGACCAGTGT GACGTGTTGCATCGACATCCTCTCTACCTGATCGTTCGCATGCTGTGCTACGACGACGGTCTGGGCGCCGGGAAGAACCTGCTGGCTCTGACGACCGCCGACACGAAGCAGCAGCAGTGCAGCATCTGGGTGTACCAGTGCAGCAGCTCG GAGCAAGCTCAGAACATCTGCAAGGTGCTGTCGGCCTCTTTCGACTGCGTCCTGTCGTCAAACAAACCCTGA